One Nostoc sp. UHCC 0302 DNA window includes the following coding sequences:
- a CDS encoding inorganic phosphate transporter, with amino-acid sequence MLLISLFIATLFLAYSNGANDNFKGVATLYGSGTTSYQTAILWATFTTSAGAVASIFWASTLIKNFSGKGLLPDAIANAPEFHLAVAIATGLTVIIATFMGFPISTTHGLTGSLVGAGLVAIGLKVNFAALGNSFILPLLLSPIIAVPLGAGIYSLSRYINSKLRLLINQRMIDKCHFLSAGIVSFARGLNDTPKIVSLILIIEYFSIQGGMITIAIAMALGGLLNSQRIAETMSTKITSMNHTQGLSANIVTGVLVIAASQFGLPVSTTHVSVGSIFGVGLITKKANARVFSQILLSWILTLPIAAIISGITYRLLQG; translated from the coding sequence ATGTTGTTAATTAGTCTATTTATAGCTACGCTTTTTTTAGCTTACTCCAATGGTGCTAATGATAATTTTAAAGGGGTAGCAACACTATATGGAAGTGGAACAACTAGCTATCAAACAGCAATTTTGTGGGCTACTTTTACAACTTCTGCTGGTGCTGTAGCTTCCATTTTCTGGGCAAGTACACTAATTAAAAACTTTTCAGGCAAAGGACTATTACCAGATGCGATCGCTAATGCACCAGAGTTTCATTTAGCAGTGGCGATCGCCACTGGTTTAACAGTAATAATTGCTACATTTATGGGATTTCCCATTTCTACAACTCATGGTTTAACAGGTTCGCTGGTTGGAGCTGGATTAGTAGCGATCGGGCTAAAAGTTAATTTTGCAGCTTTAGGAAATTCCTTTATTTTACCCCTATTGCTGAGTCCGATTATTGCTGTTCCCTTGGGAGCAGGGATTTATAGTTTATCTAGATATATAAATTCCAAATTGCGCTTGCTAATTAATCAGAGGATGATTGATAAATGTCACTTTCTTAGTGCTGGTATAGTTAGTTTTGCTAGAGGCTTGAATGATACTCCTAAGATTGTCTCGCTGATTTTGATTATTGAGTATTTCTCAATTCAGGGAGGAATGATCACTATAGCGATCGCAATGGCACTTGGAGGTTTACTTAACTCTCAAAGAATTGCCGAAACGATGAGTACAAAAATTACCTCCATGAATCATACTCAGGGTTTATCAGCTAATATAGTAACTGGAGTTCTAGTAATTGCAGCTAGCCAGTTTGGGCTTCCTGTTTCTACTACTCACGTTTCAGTCGGTTCAATTTTTGGAGTGGGACTGATTACTAAAAAAGCTAATGCACGTGTTTTCTCTCAGATATTACTATCATGGATTTTAACTTTACCAATTGCCGCAATTATTAGTGGAATAACTTACAGGTTATTGCAAGGTTAG
- the arsS gene encoding arsenosugar biosynthesis radical SAM (seleno)protein ArsS (Some members of this family are selenoproteins.) — translation MQIKSLTTPDKSVTPFKDKLNSSLTKKEINVLQINLGKRCNLACTHCHVEAGPKRTEELSPEICQQLIELIYKFPEIKIVDLTGGAPEMNYGFKPLVEAARITGKQVIVRSNLTIYFEDGFSDLPEYFAKHQVRVVASLPCYLADNVDTMRGIGVFDSSVKALQVLNQQGYGKEQNLILDLVYNPQLPSSEKFSLAPEQKNLERDYKMFLQEHFGIIFNNLFTITNLPVGRTKMHLERKKLYSSYLQFLELHFNPSTIEHLMCRDELSIDYLGNVYDCDFNQMMNLPAKTRKGESLTVGKLLEAGSLDLITEVQTAAYCYGCTAGCGSSCGGALL, via the coding sequence ATGCAAATAAAATCATTAACTACACCAGATAAATCAGTCACTCCATTTAAAGATAAACTTAATTCTTCTTTAACAAAAAAGGAAATTAATGTTTTACAAATTAATTTAGGTAAACGCTGTAATCTGGCTTGTACACATTGCCATGTAGAAGCAGGCCCAAAACGCACAGAAGAACTTTCACCAGAAATTTGCCAACAACTGATAGAACTCATCTATAAATTCCCTGAAATTAAAATTGTGGATTTAACTGGTGGCGCACCAGAAATGAATTACGGATTTAAGCCACTTGTAGAAGCAGCAAGGATTACTGGTAAACAGGTGATTGTCCGGTCGAATTTGACCATTTATTTTGAAGATGGATTTAGTGATTTACCAGAATACTTTGCTAAACACCAAGTGAGAGTAGTCGCTTCCTTACCTTGCTATCTAGCAGATAATGTTGATACGATGCGTGGTATTGGAGTTTTTGATAGTTCCGTTAAAGCCTTACAAGTGCTTAATCAACAAGGTTATGGTAAGGAGCAAAATTTAATTTTGGACTTGGTATATAATCCGCAGTTGCCCTCAAGTGAAAAATTTTCTTTAGCTCCTGAACAGAAGAACCTAGAACGAGATTACAAAATGTTCTTGCAAGAACACTTTGGTATTATATTTAATAACCTCTTCACCATTACCAACCTACCAGTTGGCAGAACTAAAATGCACTTAGAACGGAAAAAACTGTACAGCAGTTATTTACAGTTTTTAGAATTGCATTTTAATCCTAGTACAATTGAACATTTAATGTGTCGTGATGAACTTTCAATTGACTATCTAGGGAATGTATATGATTGTGACTTTAATCAGATGATGAATCTGCCAGCCAAAACCCGCAAAGGAGAATCCTTGACAGTTGGCAAATTACTAGAAGCTGGCAGTTTAGACCTAATTACTGAAGTACAAACAGCTGCTTATTGCTATGGTTGTACTGCTGGCTGCGGTTCTAGTTGTGGTGGTGCTTTGCTCTAA
- the cofG gene encoding 7,8-didemethyl-8-hydroxy-5-deazariboflavin synthase subunit CofG yields the protein MPIDNSRIVTYSPAYTIVPTYECFNRCSYCNFRSEPGKSPWMNLSAAESVLKQLQSQNVCEILILSGEVHPHSPKRQPWFELIYDLCELALTIGFLPHTNAGPLSFEEMQKLKCVNVSMGLMLEQLTPKLLNTVHRHAPSKLPQVRWQQLQWAGKLQIPFTTGLLLGIGETEADWWETLAAISELHQRYHHIQEVILQPHSPGHQQTFDAPSFDPHQLPQVIAKARQILPQDITIQIPPNLVKDEQWLLACIEAGARDLGGIGPKDEVNPDYPHLQEQALREILQPAGWELVPRLPIYPQFDSWLSEELQKLVKQWRKILTH from the coding sequence ATGCCAATTGATAATTCCCGCATTGTCACCTATAGCCCTGCTTATACAATTGTTCCTACTTATGAGTGCTTCAATCGCTGTAGCTACTGCAACTTTCGCAGCGAACCGGGTAAAAGTCCCTGGATGAACCTCTCAGCCGCCGAAAGCGTTTTGAAACAACTGCAAAGCCAGAATGTATGTGAAATTCTCATCCTCAGTGGTGAAGTACATCCCCATTCGCCTAAGCGTCAGCCGTGGTTTGAGTTGATTTACGATTTGTGCGAATTAGCCCTGACGATAGGATTTTTACCACATACCAATGCGGGGCCGCTGAGTTTTGAGGAGATGCAAAAGCTCAAGTGTGTGAATGTTTCGATGGGGCTAATGTTGGAACAGTTAACACCAAAATTATTAAATACTGTGCATCGTCACGCACCGAGTAAATTGCCACAGGTGAGGTGGCAACAATTACAATGGGCGGGAAAGTTGCAGATTCCCTTTACTACGGGTTTACTTTTGGGAATTGGAGAAACTGAAGCTGACTGGTGGGAAACATTGGCAGCTATATCTGAGTTGCATCAACGTTACCATCATATTCAAGAAGTTATTTTACAACCCCACAGCCCCGGACATCAGCAAACTTTTGATGCACCATCTTTTGATCCCCATCAATTACCACAAGTCATTGCTAAGGCACGTCAGATTTTACCGCAAGATATTACGATTCAGATTCCGCCAAATTTAGTGAAAGATGAGCAATGGTTACTTGCTTGTATCGAAGCTGGTGCTAGAGATTTGGGCGGAATTGGGCCAAAAGATGAAGTGAATCCCGATTATCCACATCTACAAGAGCAAGCGTTAAGAGAAATTTTACAGCCTGCTGGCTGGGAATTAGTGCCGCGTTTACCGATTTATCCGCAGTTTGATAGCTGGTTGTCGGAAGAGTTGCAAAAATTGGTAAAACAGTGGCGAAAGATTTTAACCCATTAG
- the psbA gene encoding photosystem II q(b) protein: MTATLQRRESANVWERFCNWITSTNNRLYIGWFGVLMIPTLLAATTCFIIAFIAAPPVDIDGIREPVAGSLIYGNNIISGAVVPSSNAIGLHFYPIWEAASLDEWLYNGGPYQLVVFHFLIGVFCYMGREWELSYRLGMRPWIAIAYSAPVAAATAVFLVYPIGQGSFSDGMPLGISGTFNFMIVFQAEHNILMHPFHQLGVAGVFGGSLFSAMHGSLVTSSLVRETTESESQNYGYKFGQEEETYNIVAAHGYFGRLIFQYASFNNSRSLHFFLAAWPVIGIWFTALGVSTMAFNLNGFNFNQSIIDSQGRVINTWADIINRANLGMEVMHERNAHNFPLDLASAEAAPVALTAPAING; the protein is encoded by the coding sequence ATGACAGCAACCTTACAAAGACGCGAAAGCGCCAACGTATGGGAACGGTTCTGCAACTGGATCACCAGCACCAACAACCGCCTATACATCGGTTGGTTCGGCGTACTGATGATTCCCACCTTGCTAGCTGCAACCACCTGCTTCATCATCGCCTTCATTGCTGCACCTCCAGTAGACATCGACGGCATCCGCGAACCAGTAGCAGGTTCCTTAATATACGGTAACAACATCATCTCCGGTGCAGTTGTGCCTTCCTCCAACGCCATCGGCTTGCACTTCTACCCAATTTGGGAAGCAGCATCCCTAGACGAATGGTTGTACAACGGTGGCCCTTACCAATTGGTAGTATTCCACTTCTTGATTGGCGTATTCTGCTACATGGGACGTGAGTGGGAACTATCCTACCGCTTAGGAATGCGTCCTTGGATTGCAATTGCATATTCAGCTCCAGTTGCAGCAGCAACCGCAGTATTCCTCGTGTACCCAATCGGACAAGGTTCCTTCTCAGACGGTATGCCCTTGGGTATCTCCGGAACCTTCAACTTCATGATTGTCTTCCAAGCGGAACACAACATCCTCATGCACCCCTTCCACCAGTTAGGTGTAGCAGGTGTATTCGGCGGAAGTTTATTCAGTGCAATGCACGGTTCTTTGGTAACCTCTTCCTTAGTTCGTGAAACAACCGAATCGGAATCACAGAACTACGGTTACAAGTTTGGACAAGAAGAAGAAACCTACAACATCGTTGCAGCCCACGGCTACTTCGGTCGTCTCATCTTCCAATACGCTTCGTTCAACAACAGCCGTTCCTTGCACTTCTTCTTGGCAGCATGGCCAGTAATCGGCATCTGGTTCACCGCTTTGGGTGTCAGCACAATGGCTTTCAACCTCAACGGTTTCAACTTCAACCAGTCGATTATTGACTCACAAGGTCGTGTAATCAACACTTGGGCAGACATCATCAACCGCGCCAACCTGGGTATGGAAGTCATGCACGAGCGTAACGCTCACAACTTCCCTCTGGATTTGGCTTCTGCTGAAGCTGCTCCTGTAGCCCTAACTGCTCCTGCTATCAACGGTTAA